A single window of Oxyura jamaicensis isolate SHBP4307 breed ruddy duck chromosome 3, BPBGC_Ojam_1.0, whole genome shotgun sequence DNA harbors:
- the SLC35D3 gene encoding solute carrier family 35 member D3 — translation MDKARIGGTLRDVMLQEKLTSQHRGVAVAVAHGLCSGSLNILLKFLLARYHFAFLTLLQCLSSAAAALGLEALRRRGLAALPPFGPRLARPFAAVAALATLQSTLTLWSLRGLSLPMYVVFKRCLPLVTLLTGALVLRDGMPSPGVLVAVLITTCGAALAGAGDLTGDAMGYVTGVLAVLIHAAYLVLIQKTSVDSEYGPLTAQYAIAVSATPFLIICSFASMDSINVWSFPGWKDPAMVCIFIACVLISCAMNFTTLHCTYINSAVTTSFVGVVKSIATITVGMVAFNDVEPTKLFIAGVVVNTLGSVIYCVAKYIETRRQSTYEDLEKEARAEEGARQDGDQALFAMEAISQEKGAEEAAVEGSAKGDSQSGGEEKDGAEEPTEAPAVQGKAAGVPEGNRSSLKDAYLGVWRLVRGANYIKKDYLIENEELQSP, via the exons ATGGACAAGGCGAGGATTGGGGGTACCTTGAGGGATGTGATGTTGCAGGAGAAGCTGACCTCGCAACACAG GGGCGTCGCGGTGGCGGTGGCGCACGGGCTGTGCTCGGGCTCGCTGAACATCCTGCTCAAGTTCCTGCTGGCCCGCTACCACTTCGCCTTCCTGACGCTGCTGCAGTGCCTCagcagcgcggcggcggcgctggggcTGGAGGCGCTGCGGCGGCGGGGGCTGGCGGCGCTGCCCCCCTTCGGGCCCCGCCTGGCGCGCCCCTTCGCCGCCGTGGCCGCCCTGGCCACGCTGCAGTCCACGCTCACCCTGTGGTCGCTGCGCGGCCTCAGCCTGCCCATGTACGTCGTGTTCAAGCGCTGCCTGCCTCTCGTCACCCTCCTCACCGGCGCCCTGGTGCTCCGCGACGGCATGCCCTCGCCCGGCGTGCTGGTCGCCGTGCTCATCACCACCTGCGGAGCCGCGCTGGCCG GAGCTGGTGACCTGACCGGGGATGCCATGGGCTACGTGACGGGCGTGCTGGCCGTGCTGATACACGCCGCCTACCTGGTGCTCATTCAGAAGACCAGCGTAGACAGTGAATACGGACCCCTGACGGCCCAGTACGCCATCGCTGTCTCAGCCACCCCCTTTCTCATTATCTGTTCCTTTGCCAGCATGGACTCCATCAACGTCTGGTCGTTCCCTGGGTGGAAGGACCCTGCCATGGTGTGCATCTTCATTGCTTGTGTCCTGATTAGCTGTGCCATGAACTTTACCACCCTCCACTGCACTTACATCAACTCGGCCGTGACCACCAGCTTCGTCGGGGTGGTGAAGAGCATAGCAACCATCACGGTGGGCATGGTGGCCTTCAACGACGTGGAGCCCACCAAGTTATTTATAGCCGGTGTTGTGGTCAACACCCTGGGCTCTGTCATCTACTGCGTGGCCAAGTACATTGAGACCAGGCGGCAGAGCACCTACGAGGACCTGGAGAAGGAAGCTAGAGCAGAAGAGGGAGCAAGGCAGGATGGGGACCAGGCACTGTTTGCCATGGAGGCGATTTCCCAGGAGAAGGGGGCTGAGGAGGCGGCAGTGGAAGGGTCAGCCAAAGGGGACAGCCAGagtggaggggaggagaaggacgGCGCTGAGGAGCCCACCGAGGCACCGGCGGTCCAGGGAAAAGCTGCTGGTGTACCAGAAGGGAACAGGAGCTCGCTGAAGGATGCCTATCTCGGAGTATGGAGGTTGGTGAGGGGTGCTAATTACATCAAGAAGGATTATTTGATAGAAAATGAAGAGCTACAGAGCCCTTGA